TGGTACGCTTTCCCTGCTTTCTCGGCGATGTACTGGATTTAGAATAAGTCAGAATGTTATCACATCGATTATTACTGTATCGAAGATCTCCTGGTAGTAGAGTTTGTTGTGGCTTCGCGGTAGCCCCTGTTTGCCCTGATTCGGGAATTTTCGATACGGAAATATAGTTATCTCCTGCTCCGTGGAGCCTGAGGCAACAGCGACGGCACTCCTCTCCAGGAGTTGCGAGTCACCACAGTAATTTCACGAGGCCAATGGCACAATAACAGGCCTTAAGAGGTCAAAAATCCCTAACATGGCCACTCCCTTGTGAGGATGCTTACGGTTCACATATTCCAGGCCGCTACACCACGCAGATGAATAACAGCTTCACCGTGACCTGGTATATAGCACTTATAGATATCGCTTTAGGGCTTAGAAAGTAATTTTCGATTCACCGGAATTCTAGATTCTCAATTTAGCAAACTGCTCGCCAGCCAGTTACGAATATTTAGTGTCACCACCAAATGCCCGGGCCCTTGCCTTGGTCATTGCGGCCCTGTCGTGGTTGAATTTGTGAATTTTCAGCCCTGATTGACTGTATGTACTATCTAGGCCACTTGGGTACTAAGGCAATAGCGCTGTAGTTGATGCCTCTCACAGTGGATTAGTGCGGCCAGGCCTAGCTCCTGCATCTAGCCATTATAGGATATAGATGCAGTTCGAAGTACAGTTGGTTATGAATGTCTCAGCGGCCGGCGAGATAGCCTCTTCTGTATCTGGGCTGTATGTAAAACCGTGGTAAGTCTAGACACATAGAAGGCACTGGCTATTTAATCCAGCGGTGACAGGATATGTTTTCTTTAAGTCACGCATAATCTTTTATCGCTAGTGTTGCATGAGCAGGAGAGAAAACACGGCCGGTAAAGGGCCAGGCCTATCTGGCCAGGGGCAAAATGGTTACTATGGGTCATATGTACTGCTATATTTGACGCTGCTGTTACTGAACCTTCATCACCATGAGGACTCTGTTGATGAATACCTCTGCAAACACGTCTTGCCCCAGTTCTCACTACGCTGATAGCTCGTCCAGTCCAATCTTAAAGAGCATAAATATCCCTCATTCCGCATCTGAAACTTTTGACTTGATCAccaacttctccagcctctTATCGCGGATCACACCTTCAGCCCTACAATCTAGTCCAACAGTTCTCACTCTCAATTTTCGAACTTAACAATGCGACTCGACGTTGTCATTTCAGCAATAGCCATGCTGGCCACTGCTGCCTCCGGCGTATGTCCCCCCCACAAACCAATATATTGTCCCTCCTTACTGACCTGAGTATTTGTAGCAACACAGCGTCAACTGCTGGGGAAAGGCCTCGCACCCCAGCTTTAACAAGCTAAGATACGCCCTCGGCGAGGTCGAACACTGGGTATCTTCTGTAGGGACTGACGGTAACACGTGCGTCGACGTGTACTGCAAGTCTCATATGAGCATCCGCTACTGTGACGAGGTACGTTGAACCCACATTCCTCCCCTATAACGTTATATACTACGCtagccgcagcagcagcttaCTAACCTGGATTtgttataatataatatagggTGGCGAGTCTCGCATCATGCCCATGCAAAACATTATGGACAGTGTCAAGGTTATTGCCCACGACTGCAAGACGGAGTACAACGGCAAGACCGTTGCCGGCGGTGTTGTCGACCACCCTGACTGGTGGTCCGTGATTGTCCAGACAGAGGACGACCGTTGCAAACAAACAGGTCCGCACTATTATGGCCCGGCTGATATCTAGGGCTGCCTATGCTTCGACGAGTCCGTGATGGTGTTAGTGCTGTCGCGAGACAGGctttgagggagaggggTGATATTATTCAACATATTATCCTCTCATCTTCCGTGGCCTTGCTCTTTCTGTGTGTGCGTGTTTGACAGGCCACTTTATCCTTCGTTATTTATGTTACTGGGGCGACTCAACGTCGTCTCCCAAGTCAATTGTTCTATGCCTCTAGGCTATCAGGAATAGAATTCTCAACTACTGGCCGTGCACTGTAACCTGGTCTTCGTCATTTGTAGTCATGAAAGTCATAATCCAAGGGGCAGGTATAGCGAAGTCTCTCTCGAATCACCAACTACTCGCGGTGTTGCGCATAGGTTGAGCAGAAGGTATCAATCACTGCTTCGTCCTAAACCCCAACATATCAAGAACCTTTAAATTCTCAAACTCGCTCATAGTCCTGCAGACCCCCGTTATCCGCTGgatatcctcctccgtcttcctcttcaactcctcaaTGCgtctctccaactcccccttctcttcccttaGGCGATCCCGCTCAGCAGCAATCCCATCAAGAGAGGATACGCGAGCCTCGAACTCCCTCCTTATCCGGGAATTTTccgcctgcagcttctcTATATCAGCCGCGTGCTTGCTTTCGGTGACTTCGGACCATAGGGCTAGATAGCTGGTGGCTTCGCTCAAGTAGTATCCTGCCGGGGCCGGCTTTGGGGATGTAGCAGGTGACGCGCGTGGGCCTATATCTTGTTCATCACTGGTCTTGCGAGGAATTTGCCCTGAGACTGTGCTTGATGCCTCGCCAAATGTGTTCCAGGCCACGGAGGATGCATCGCGAAACTGGTGGACAGGACCCGCAGAGTGCGGTGTTAACTCTGGAGACGGCGGGATTGTATGGATCGCCGACCACGCCCGTGACCCCTGCACTTGGTTGTACTTGGGAGTTGGATTAGTAGGCGTCGACTGAGCGAACGGATCCGCAGTAGGCTCTGGTGTCGCCGTGGTACTCGGGAGAACAGGTTTCGGCGGCTGTCTCAATTTACCGGTATGGCTAGACGGTGCAATTTCGTCTCTGGTAGAAGGCTGTATTGCAGGTTGAACAGTTGCAGATGTCATTTCTCGGGCTCTCTGCAATCTATCCTCTATCGAGGGTTCTGGCAAAGCTCGCACCAGCGGCGTTTGACTTCTCGACAAGTCTCGTTctccgtcttcatcgccatggtCGGTTTCgtagtcgtcgtcgtccgagTTATCAAAGACGATCGGGTACTTGGTCTGGCTCGCCTTTGCGCGCCGCTGGCGAGTCGCGGCCGTGGTGCGTCTTGGACGGATACTAGCTCTTGGTGcgagactgcgactgcgagcCCTGATGGCGGCTTTCTTCCGCCCTTTGTGGAGTCGGAAATACTGGACCTGGAGTGCTTGGAGTGTTCGGTCTGGGAAGAAGTTTAACTGGGCCGTGTGCCTGAAGTTAGCcatgttgaagaggaggtACGGTGTGCCTACCTCATGAAACTTTTCCCAACTAAGATCCTTATGTTCCTCTCTCAGGCGCAAAAGACGGCGGTTCTCTTCGCGGCTCCAGGCATTGCGGGTCTTTCTGTGCTGTGGAGGCATAGCCAAGACAAGATATCGGTTTCAATATATACGATATTCGATAGGCGACGACGTTTGAGGAGGATAACAAATCCGTTCGAAGACGACAGACGAGCTCTACagtttgaagatgaagaattATCTCGTCTCCGTCGTTCCTGTTTCCCAGCCCCCAGTCCTAGAAGTGGCAGCCTGGATTCACTGTGGCTTTGCCTGCAGGGGTGGTTGCAGGGGTCTACATCGCTGGTCAACCTTGCGAGAGTAGAAAAAGGAAAGATACCGACAATACGCTTGTGAACACTCCATAACGGTTACTTTCATATTTTACGCCCACGAGACTCgaaataagattaaaatagcGCCGGCAAGCGCGGAGAGAAGTGGAGCACcggaaataaaataaagaccaagaaaaagaacccAGGCAGGGATCGCCAGTGTGGTAAGTAAAAATGGTATTTTTGATGAATTTCGACTGTTAAGTACAATCTCTTTGAGTATTGTAAGATATGGCCACAGTTGATCTTTGGGAGTTTGATCGGTATTTTTATTATGGTATCATTGCCCTAGAATATACACCATCGGGGCTGTATTTTTGGTGGTTCAGACTGGCCCTGGACTTGCAGACTGGCCCCCAATCTACGGATGCAAGCGCCCACGTTCAGCTGCTGAACCGATTGTCCCAGTGCATCAGCAATGCCACTATGGTTGCCTGTGCTGCGCCAGTCTACCACTCTAAAACGCTGAGCTCGTCAACACAGTGGGTAGTATCATAAAGAAGTCCATTCATTATCGTAGCAACTTTCCATCCCAAATAGCTAAATCCCACCTAAACATCAAGTTAAAATCAAACCTTCCCAGCCGGAACACCCTTCCCCACCTGTGCCTTCCACTTATTGTGTAACTGTGTATTCTCCTCGATGAACCCCTCCAGATTCTCAAGCCTCCATCTATCTTCTCTCCCCTGAGCCACAATATCAACGACCTGTTTCTCCAACGCGGCAACCCGCAAACTCCCCTCGGCCTCCAAGCTCTGTATCTGTTTGTTCTGAGTAGTcagctgcttctccaactcctcgaTCCGCCGCTTGAGCAGTGCAGTATCCCCAGTCTCCCTCTGGATACTCCTTAATTCCCGCATTCGCGAGCGCCGCACCGTAATATGTAGTATGGCCTGGTCGAATTGGTCCTCGTTTAGGTCGTTTAGTAGATTGAGGGCAGAGGGCGGGAGTGGCTCCGTGCTCGGGGTTGGCTCTGCCTTCTTAGGAGTTCTCTCCTCTTGCGTAGTAGCGCAGCCCTCTGCTGATGAGGTGGGGGCAGACCCCTGCTGAGGTGAATGTGAACGTTCCCGGGGTGTAGGGGGGTCATGATGCCATAGAGAGTCAGGGTCTGGAAGCTCTGAGTCTGTCGTGGATGAGGTCTCGTCGCTTTCCTCACCGTCGGTGGATTCTCGGCTTTCGGCTAGAGTTGTAGAATGAGTTTGCTGTGTGTCCTGGGCTGGTGCCGGTGGCGCCGGAGTGGGATGGTTGTTGGGGCTTTTTTCTATGGCGGTGTCGCTCTGGACTGGGATCTGAGGGGTTGCTTGTATGAAGCTGGGCGTTGTAAGGGGATACTGCACAGTTTGCCCGGCGGCTGGGACAACTGATCTGTATGAACCCGACGAGAAGGACGATTGGAACTGGGGAGCTTTTGGCAAGTTGGCCTGCTGGAGGCCATATCGCGGTGGGACTGTTGTGGAAGCTTTCGGAGTTGTATACTGAGGATACTGTGGGTGACTCTGCTGTAAAAGTTATACCCGTTAGTATAGCCCACTCACTAATAGAGACAGCGTCGCTCACAGGCAGTATCTGGCCGATCTGGATTGGAGGTGCAACATCACAATCCATCCCTCCGTCTTGTTCGCCTCCCAGTCTGGGCTGTTTACATGGACCACTATGTGCCATAGTATCTGGTGTAGGAGCAGCCGGGCGCTTGGGTACTTTAAGGACGGCGATACAACTTTTCGGTGTCTCCTTTCTTCCGTCTTTTTCTGAGTTCTCCAGCTTCTGTCTACAGTGAGCATACTCCACTTCAGTCTGGTCTCACTTACCCTGTATTGTTGTTCTAATGCGCTGGCAGTTCTATCGGGAAAATGGACTTGATATTCCTAACGGGGGAGTAAGTTAAACGTGACTATATAACGCGGCAAGCAGGCCTGCAACGTACCTTCTGGAACATATAAAATGAAATTTTACTATCGGCCTTTCTCAGTCTGAGCAACAACTCATCTTCATGCTCGGTCCATCTTGCGCATTTTCGGCGTTGATTGTTGGGTGTCTCGTTTTGCGTTGCAGGCAttcttaagtattaaagtcAGGGCCACTGCTGTGATAGAAGAGGTAGAGGCCTGGTGGGCAACCACGTTCTATAGCACACTACAGGAAAACTTAAGCCAAAATCTGCCGTGGTTTAATACGTCTGATAATGCTTCTCAATATCTTCTTGTATTTTTGCTCGccctttctttccctctctctctacgtctatttatttttcttacCGGGGTCTGCTCCCCGGCTGCTTCAGTGTAATATTCGGCGCCCATCAAGAAACATTTCCCAGAAACAAAAGACCCAACCTTTCGGCGCTCCCCGAGGCCGAAATAAAACTCAAGGCAAAATTACAGATCAAAGTCCCAACCTGAGCGCTTACACGCCAACTCTGGGGCGAAAAATTGCCGATCAACACCATCGCAGGTTCAGCGCATGCATCCCAACTTTCCAAAATTACAACGCAGGGGTAAATCTGTTTGGCCGGCGGCCAAAGGGGCTCCAATCCTGACCAATCACGTTCCGAATATGCAGGGGTTGTCTGTTGGGTGGGCTGGAGCCTGGAGCTCGAGGAAACGCTCGAGCATTGCGGCACAGTCACTCTACAGGTCGGTTACGTGGCTGAAGGCCTCCAAGCACGAACAGACCCAGAGATATGATCCAATCAATAAAATACAACTAGCGTTCTTTCTAACATCGCCCGGGCGAACTGGGTGGGCCCTttgaagacaaagaaaaggATGGACAATCAGTGGATATTGTCTGAATGTGCCGTCCCTTTGACTAAACTGACAACAGCATTTTCTTAACCTATTTTATTCTTACGATAAACTCGCTGTCTTGTTgtaatttattttattttactagtctaatttttccttttctttctttgtttttaATATCCCTCTCTCCTAAAATACAGCGTAACCCTAactagacatgcatacgggttgggttggggcgggtcaaggcctcgcggaccccaacccgcagcgggtttgggtattaataatattaaaccaacccataataggtttggggcgggttctgcgggtttaACCTATTAAACCCGGAGATTAACAGGACTAAcctactatagtaagatactatactaaatagagctagactaaatatttaactaggaTAGGTTAGAAAACCCGACCCAACccattttttatactataatattattttaagttagtactagaatagggttaagaattaagtagttCTAAGGATTAGATagttactagaattatatagttactaggcagaggctaggatcaggcagTTAGATAGTTTgtaaatagaagatattaaggcTAGGATCAGATGATTGCTAGGTTCAAgtagttactaggatcaagcggaggctaggatcaggtggttaagtggttcgtgaagcggttcgtgaagtggttcgtgaataggagatatcaaaactaggatcgagcggttgccaggatcgggcggttgctaggatcaagcggaggctaggatcaggtggttaagtggttcgtgaagcggttcgtgaagtggttcgtgaataggagatatcaagactaggatcgagcggttgctaggatcaagcggaggctaggatcaggtggttaagtggttcgtgaagcggttcgtgaagtagtctgtgaataggagatatcaagtctagGATCGAGTGgttactaggatcaggcggttaggtggttcgtgaacaggggaaaatctaacaatggttagattttctattattatcatcagtGAATATAGTAGTGAATATGTAGAAGGGTTAAGATACCATCTCTCACCTGTCAAGGgtaattttgatttcttctttctaggtgtctgggtttttcGTTTCTGAACCCCATTTCTgaaatccagcaatctttTCACGAACTTATCAGTAGTTTCCAGTTaaatctaaccattgttagattccaatgccaccaaaaaGTGCCGGGAGGCAGACTGCCTCTCCCAAGGCTAGATCGCGAGCGCCCCAAACCGGTCTTATTGCAACTGAAGATACAACACAGGAAAAACTTGGGGACCACTTCCTGGGAACCTTGATAATCGATATACGCCGCCTTGACCGGGTGTGGTCAGTTGAGCAAGGACGGAACCGAACAATTTCTGACCGTCTAGTTCGCCAACTCGTCAGCGCGTTCCAACACGGAATCCAACGATATTCTAATCGCACACGACTTACTGTGACTGTtcggaaggaggagttcgcaAGCATTCTTCAGTCATATATAGCAGATGGCGTGActttggaggatgtggaaaatagagtcaaagtcagtagaggcagcgaggtatgattctaaccatggttagttttttctgggtgatactggactaataaaactagggatcgtttattagatattccggGCTGGTTCGACCTGTTCTCCGAAATGGTCAACATCGCGTCGAGGCACTTCTTACGTTATtagaggaacaggcgaaaCTTGCACAGCAAGGGGCAAATGATCAGTATGGTAACGTAATTCAAGCGCCTGAAGTCAAGGTAGttattttctaaccatggttaaaATCAAAATTCATCTAACAATCGGTAGGACTATTGCTGGGCAATCGACTTATATGctattgatgatctggattcgaaTTTACTGGCCGCGCTCTGCGCGAATAGTAAACCCGTCAGCCTTCAAAACTCCGAGGGTTATACTGCATATTATGTCATATCGAAATGGAATGTCCTGTCTGCCGAGGATCAGCAGAAACTAACTTCAAGCAAGACCGAATTTGACAGCTGGCTATATCAAACATTTGGGATCACCCCGGATACCACCCCTCGAATCAAGCCAATTCTCCGTAATGATGCGTGGAAGAATAGTTGTTTTCGTTACGTGTCGACTCGCTATGGCGAGGCGACATTTAATTGGGCCTTGATCACTAGAATGTTGGGAACTCGACTTGATTTCGTGAGTTTTCATGCacactctcttattattattctaaccattgttagatttGGATCGCCGAATTCAAGAAGTACTTTCATTTCATGTCGAAGATCCTTGGGGGATCGGAAAACCTGCTGCACAAGAATGATTTtatgaagatcttctcccttcctgctggaagacccgACTTTCACTTAcgtcttctattttttccgaACACATCTGATTATTGGGACGGGAAAACCCCGCATAAACGCCCATTTGCCCTCCCGGTTGAATATCGATCGAATAAGGCCCTGCCGAAACTGTCTAAACCAGTCCACGTTGGTGGAGCTAATTTCGAACATCGTCGGCCTGACTTCATGGATatgttggatgagaagcaATACGTCAGGATCTTCCATGCACTTCGTGATAACCGTGACTTGGAGTGTCCTAGTTGGTAGGtgattttctaaccaaagttaaatattacttgatACTAATAATGAGAAGGTCGGAATGGACCCAACTTGAGAAGCATCCAGTCAAGCCAACTTGCCAGCTACTAAAGCATATTCTAACATGGGTAGAACCAACATGGAAGTTTCCTGAGCGGGCGAATCACGCACTACAATACTTTCATTTTACAACAGAGGTTAA
This sequence is a window from Aspergillus puulaauensis MK2 DNA, chromosome 6, nearly complete sequence. Protein-coding genes within it:
- a CDS encoding uncharacterized protein (SECRETED:SignalP(1-19)) — protein: MRLDVVISAIAMLATAASGQHSVNCWGKASHPSFNKLRYALGEVEHWVSSVGTDGNTCVDVYCKSHMSIRYCDEGGESRIMPMQNIMDSVKVIAHDCKTEYNGKTVAGGVVDHPDWWSVIVQTEDDRCKQTGPHYYGPADI
- a CDS encoding uncharacterized protein (InterPro:IPR001005,IPR009057,IPR017877) is translated as MPPQHRKTRNAWSREENRRLLRLREEHKDLSWEKFHELNFFPDRTLQALQVQYFRLHKGRKKAAIRARSRSLAPRASIRPRRTTAATRQRRAKASQTKYPIVFDNSDDDDYETDHGDEDGERDLSRSQTPLVRALPEPSIEDRLQRAREMTSATVQPAIQPSTRDEIAPSSHTGKLRQPPKPVLPSTTATPEPTADPFAQSTPTNPTPKYNQVQGSRAWSAIHTIPPSPELTPHSAGPVHQFRDASSVAWNTFGEASSTVSGQIPRKTSDEQDIGPRASPATSPKPAPAGYYLSEATSYLALWSEVTESKHAADIEKLQAENSRIRREFEARVSSLDGIAAERDRLREEKGELERRIEELKRKTEEDIQRITGVCRTMSEFENLKVLDMLGFRTKQ
- a CDS encoding uncharacterized protein (InterPro:IPR001005), with product MPATQNETPNNQRRKCARWTEHEDELLLRLRKADSKISFYMFQKEYQVHFPDRTASALEQQYRKLENSEKDGRKETPKSCIAVLKVPKRPAAPTPDTMAHSGPCKQPRLGGEQDGGMDCDVAPPIQIGQILPQSHPQYPQYTTPKASTTVPPRYGLQQANLPKAPQFQSSFSSGSYRSVVPAAGQTVQYPLTTPSFIQATPQIPVQSDTAIEKSPNNHPTPAPPAPAQDTQQTHSTTLAESRESTDGEESDETSSTTDSELPDPDSLWHHDPPTPRERSHSPQQGSAPTSSAEGCATTQEERTPKKAEPTPSTEPLPPSALNLLNDLNEDQFDQAILHITVRRSRMRELRSIQRETGDTALLKRRIEELEKQLTTQNKQIQSLEAEGSLRVAALEKQVVDIVAQGREDRWRLENLEGFIEENTQLHNKWKAQVGKGVPAGKV
- a CDS encoding uncharacterized protein (COG:S;~EggNog:ENOG410PV3N), whose protein sequence is MPPKSAGRQTASPKARSRAPQTGLIATEDTTQEKLGDHFLGTLIIDIRRLDRVWSVEQGRNRTISDRLVRQLVSAFQHGIQRYSNRTRLTVTVRKEEFASILQSYIADGVTLEDVENRVKVSRGSEGSFIRYSGLVRPVLRNGQHRVEALLTLLEEQAKLAQQGANDQYGNVIQAPEVKDYCWAIDLYAIDDLDSNLLAALCANSKPVSLQNSEGYTAYYVISKWNVLSAEDQQKLTSSKTEFDSWLYQTFGITPDTTPRIKPILRNDAWKNSCFRYVSTRYGEATFNWALITRMLGTRLDFIWIAEFKKYFHFMSKILGGSENLLHKNDFMKIFSLPAGRPDFHLRLLFFPNTSDYWDGKTPHKRPFALPVEYRSNKALPKLSKPVHVGGANFEHRRPDFMDMLDEKQYVRIFHALRDNRDLECPSWSEWTQLEKHPVKPTCQLLKHILTWVEPTWKFPERANHALQYFHFTTEVKRLMLNEDTDTEIARQFILTILKEVKQETMWRDTVVETELKTLPTNLLDEGKNEDYLQRFTKTCWANIVNLVTHQKADCLRGDMAQFNNKTTLQDQLLPTPTWGNIIVDTNFRDNMMLLKTPALDNPLTRAAFADEGDVFGALIHYRELKRKMLLTLEWGYIIPLGKNSLRPKNLIASMEEYIAAAEVLVELDMALQKVGYNLDRDNFNEDLGSFTLRRDIARPVDTRPEKPGFQDARPLKYKTLEEEYLDEFKRARRQRMNMMVERSGTRKRKRGDPDPTLTTVRTILEMPIPVDIRQLDGNRIDADTHLQATNRIKQKCLEYVNMTDETRATQGTQKWLELKDLYAYYKLQMPEDEMEDLEVEPTPGDDGAAGAETADVDQADQEMPN